From the Anguilla rostrata isolate EN2019 chromosome 12, ASM1855537v3, whole genome shotgun sequence genome, the window GGTTCGGCAGAGCCGCTccgaggagaggagggaagcgGGTGGAGGGCGCAAGGGCGGCAGGGGGAAGAAGAAAGGGCGGGTGTCCAACGATCACGTGCTGGAGCGGCCGGTGAGCGACGGGTTCGAGTACGGGGAGCTGCTGAGCGGCCGTGAGTCCCGGAACCGGGGGTCCTGCTCGGCGCTGGGGGAACCGACGAGGCGGCAGTGCTCAGCCGCGTTTGGCTCCCTGGAGCCGGGGCCCGGCAGGCTGGCTGCGGGGGCCCAGGGGGGCGAGGCGGAGGCGGGAGCGGGGGGCAAGGCGGCGGGCAGTAGTCGCTCGCTGCGGCAGAAGATCCAGGACGCGGTGGGGCAGTGCTTCCCCATCAAGACCCACAGCGCTCCTCAGGTGCAGGCCCTCTCCAGCTCTGCCTCCCGCCGAAAGATCCACCTTAGCGAGCTCATGCTGGAGGACTGCCCCTTTCCAGCGGGCTCGGAGCTGGCGCAGAAGTGGTACCTCATCAAGCAGCACACGGTGCCCATCTCGCAGCCGGCCCTGTTGGACACGCTGGGCGGGgcgccgcccgcccccgccctcggcTCCCCGCTGACCGCCCTGGTGGAGGACGAGGACGACCGGCTGCGCGAGCGTCGGCGAATCAGCATTGAGCAGGGCGTGGAGCCGCCGCCGAACGCCCAGATCCACACGTTCGAGGTGACGGCGCAGATCAACCCGCTGTACAAGCTGGGGCCCAAGCTGGCGCACGGCATGAACGAGCTGGCGGGCGACGACCGGGCCaccctcctgcagcagcagcagcagcaccagctcctcctgcagagctGTCTCGACACCCTGGACGAGGTGGTGGCCTCttcccaggctccgccccctcctcctcctcttcctcggttCCTGAGCCAGACGTGGGTGTGGCTGGGCCCGTCTGACCCCTGGCCAtggctgccgccgccgccgccgcccccctccccgagtGCCCCAAGCCCCAGGATGGCTACCGCGTGCACACGCAGATCGACTACATCCACTGCCTGGTGCCGGACCTGCTGCAGATCACCAACCTGCCGTGCTACTGGGGCGTGATGGACCGCTACGAGGCGGAGACCCTGCTGGAGGGCAAGCCCGAGGGCACCTTCCTGCTGCGCGACTCGGCGCAGGAGGACTACCTCTTCTCCGTCAGCTTCCGGCGCTACGGGCGCTCGCTGCACGCGCGCATCGAGCAGTGGAACCACAACTTCAGCTTCGACGTGCACGACCCCAGCGTCTTCCACGCGCCCACCGTCACCGGCCTGCTGGAGCACTACAAGGATCCCAACTCCTGCATGTTCTTCGAGCCGCTGCTGTCCCGGCCCATCCACCGCACGCGGCCCTTCAGCCTGCAGCACGTCTGCCGAGCCGTCATCAGCAGCCGCACCACCTACGACGGCATCGACCAGCTGCCCATCCCCAACGCCCTCAAGGAGCACCTCAAGGAGTACCACTACAAGCAGAAGGTGCGCGTGCGGAGGCTGGACACCTGGTGGGAGTAGAGAGCCCGCCCGTAACGCGCTCCTATTGGCTCCCTCCTCCGGATCCCGCCCCTTGCTCCGAGATCCTCCGCTTCGTTTCAGTTTGGCAAAGCTGGGAAGCGCCTCGCTGCCGAACTAGGAACAGACGCTGACCGCGAACGTGTCTGGATGAGTTTGGGTGGTCTGAACAGACAGTTTACCATTTCTAAACAGAGGCTGAATCAAAACTATATTTGGAGTCCTGGCATATGATCTTGATTATTACACTATTTATGCCATGCTATGAGATGAGTCCTTCCCCTTTAATTTCCACTCCAGgcgatgcaaaaaaaaaaaaaaaaaagccccagatACAAAGTTTAGTGTTCATTTTTCCAATTTGAAAATCCATTAATCGTATAGCCTTTTGTGACTGTTTCGATTCCAGATGGGCATGGTTTAATAACATGGcaaagaatgttttcaaaaaaatgttctggttGTAATgtgatttcaataaaattaagtTGGAATTTATTGAGTATAGTTTTATCCATAATAGGGAGACCAGTTTATCTAGGGTACGTGACCCAAAATGATTTCAACTTGCATTACAGTACCATCTAAATCCTTGTGGGGTCTCTGTAGGCATTGGATTGTCACAAATGTCAATTACTGTCAATTCCCTCCAGTGATTGTCCCTCCAGAACAATGCTTCTCTTCCTATGGACAAGTTTACACTTAGCAATGCCAAAGAATGACATTTGAGTTACTCTGagaatttcattatttattagccTACACCACTGAAAACTACTCCAGTTATAATTTGTCtaacatttttctgtgcttgtaatataattacatttttgtctgcTTCCCACTgcttagggaaaaaaaagaagttactGCTCAGCATTGTAAAAGTGTGCCGCACGTCTGTGGTTCAGCACACTGAAAGCAGCACATAACATTGTGGAAAaatgtgctgtcaatcattgtATGTGCAGCAGTAACTCGGACTTTGTGAAGGGGGGTGGTGACCTTGAAAATACACAACAGAAACGCTGATCAAATGACGTAGTCTAGAATTGTAGGGGAGGCGAGGCACCATGGTTTGTCGGGTGAAACACAGGAAACTGAATCAAAACTTTCCCACTTGTTcaagtttttgtgtttttgttcttgtttgctACATTAGAAAATGTGCACAACGTTCAAAAAGCAGATTCTGATTGctgatgaaaatgtaatgattcTGTGAATAAAATTTTCCACTAGCCATTATTCCACTTGCAAGTCAAAGCTTGGGATGTTAGTGCGAGCATGTATCCCTTTAAGATAAAAGGTAAGActtttttcagctgaaaaataatttcaaacaccatcttcatgtttttaaagtatAGTTtgccctcctttttttttgctttattcagacaggtacAGAGCAGATAGGATAAAggattaaaaaacagaacagctaAGAAACTGCCATGGTGGGGATGAATTAATCAGAACAGATGTACAGTATACATAATTCACTGTGTTATCACACAACTGTGCCATCAAGATATTTCACATTTGCGGCTCTGTTACAATACGCACTATGTATTATGTTTAACTAATATGCATTTGTATGCATTCATTCggattacccacaatgcattattCTAATTATCACACTACCGTGAATGTGATTGTgtggtattttgtgtgtgcttttatcCAAGCAAGTGCAATTCAGTAGTATTCATGGTTGGTTCCTTTGAAGGAGAAACCAGAGTTTAATGTTGAATTAGAAGTAAATAGGCATGTtctttatttcaagaaataaGGACATTTGCTGGTTTGCTTACTCATTTCAACCAAAATTGAAATTTCAATACAGGCATATTTCAAGTTTAAAttagcaaaataataaataaacttgtttttatAGGATAAAGAGCTGTTCTGATTGCATTATTTTCCTCTGAAATAgtcctctttttaaaacaaaaggacTATATTGgaataaataactttaaataaacaaaataggGAATAtcctgatttatttaaaataaagaattccCAAAAAATATGCCTATCTACTTTTAATGAAACAGAGAATGCTGGTGTCCCTTTAAAAGGAACCAAACAGGTTTACTGTTGAATTTGACTTCTTGGTTCATACATAAAATACCATATAATTACATTCGCGGTTCTGTGATAATATATGCAATGCATTATGGTTAACTAATAAGCATATGCATTCTGATTAGTTTATTCtgattacccacaatgcacttcacaTATTTTCACACAACCGTGAATGTGTTGTCTTTTATGTACATGCTAGCAAGTCAAATTTAGTAGTATTCCTGgttggtttttttaaaggagaaacCAAAATTCAATGTTGAATCAAAAGTAGATAGGcatatttttgatttattatttttttaaagaaataaggTATGTCCTGTTTTGCttatttaaaccaaaataataataaaaaacattcaaatatagGTATcttttaagtttatttaaatacaaaagtaaaataGTACATATCCTTATTtttaaaggataaaataaaaacttcactgttttgctttatttcccCAGcactcttttaaaatataaaatacgtATTGTAATATATCTCTTGgtttaaataaacacaaccaagaatattttttaaacagtcccCTAAAAATGAGCCTTTCAATTCAACATTTAAGGCTGGTGTTTCCTTTAAAGGAACCAACCAGCTATACAATTGAATTTTACttgttaatatatataaatatatatatattaaataccATACAAGCACATTCATGGTTGTACAACGTGAAATGCACTATGGGTAATCAGAATATAATGAATATTGTCATGTCACCCATTGCGGCCCATCCCATATGGGATTATATattcattcacattcacgaaaaatctgtttcagtggaaaaacaacaaaatacataagactttgtccaaaaaagcctttttatctaaaaaaatgaaaaactgaaaaagaaaatgtttccattATGATTGATGGGAAATCATGTTTTTCCAACAGTTGGCAATCAATGAAAATTAGTTTGAAGGCATTTAcgatgaaaaatctatttccattgaaaaaaaaaaacaaacacaattctaATATCTAAAATTCTAATATCTAATTTTTCCATTgagatggatgggaaatcatgtttattcaaaaaaTCATGGTGAAATAAgcgaatgaaaatgtttttgaagacaTTACTGATGGAAAAACGCTTTTCATTagaaaaacactaaaataaaatagacaacttcaggcactgttctagtgtgtggatgggccccacagtccaGCATCTGCtcaggctctgttccagtgtgtggatgggcagGCCTGGTGTTCTGCTTGCTAAAGCTG encodes:
- the socs9 gene encoding LOW QUALITY PROTEIN: suppressor of cytokine signaling 9 (The sequence of the model RefSeq protein was modified relative to this genomic sequence to represent the inferred CDS: deleted 2 bases in 1 codon; substituted 1 base at 1 genomic stop codon), with translation MSQAQGGGDRGKDRERGARPKVRQSRSEERREAGGGRKGGRGKKKGRVSNDHVLERPVSDGFEYGELLSGRESRNRGSCSALGEPTRRQCSAAFGSLEPGPGRLAAGAQGGEAEAGAGGKAAGSSRSLRQKIQDAVGQCFPIKTHSAPQVQALSSSASRRKIHLSELMLEDCPFPAGSELAQKWYLIKQHTVPISQPALLDTLGGAPPAPALGSPLTALVEDEDDRLRERRRISIEQGVEPPPNAQIHTFEVTAQINPLYKLGPKLAHGMNELAGDDRATLLQQQQQHQLLLQSCLDTLDEVVASSGSAPSSSSSSVPEPDVGVAGPVXPLAMAAAAAAAPLPECPKPQDGYRVHTQIDYIHCLVPDLLQITNLPCYWGVMDRYEAETLLEGKPEGTFLLRDSAQEDYLFSVSFRRYGRSLHARIEQWNHNFSFDVHDPSVFHAPTVTGLLEHYKDPNSCMFFEPLLSRPIHRTRPFSLQHVCRAVISSRTTYDGIDQLPIPNALKEHLKEYHYKQKVRVRRLDTWWE